A window of Cyclopterus lumpus isolate fCycLum1 chromosome 10, fCycLum1.pri, whole genome shotgun sequence genomic DNA:
TGCAGGAAACGACGACAGTCAGAGTTTTCCAATGTTCTCTTGGTGACATAATTAAAGCCCTCTCTGTGCTCCTCTGTCATTGGGTGACCCAGaaatctcctccgtcctctcgCCTCTTCCTCGCATCCCTCTCTTACATCCTTCGCTGGGAGGAGCTGAGACGCAAGGAAGAGGCGAAGCGAGCGAGGGAAGCGAGGAGACAACTCGACCTCCTTCCTACATACACTCCCTCACGAGGACCATCAGCTCATACGGTTTCATAACCACCGTCCTGACTGCCCTGCTGACTGAGGGGGTTGTAGTCCTCGTCACGTCTACCGGGAGGGAAAACATCTGCCCGCCGTTGGTTTACGCGACACTCACCCATGTCGGCGAGCAGACAAGTGATGGCCTGAACGTCCGCTCCGGCGTACACGTCGCTCAGTTGGTTGACCACCGGCAGACACAGAGTGTGGACCCGGATTCGTCTTTTTCCTTTACTGGAGGTGTAGAGCAGAGCGGCCTGGAAGCAGGCCAGAGACGAGTCTGCCAGAGAGTCGTCGATCGACATCTGGACAGCGAAGGCGGAGTCCGGGTTCACgttggccagggacagcaggtCGGTGGAGCGCACGAAGAAGTTACCGTGGAACGTGTGGATGGATAAACCTGAGGGCGGTGTAGGAGACATTTGTAGAGGAGACActttaaaaaatttttaaaaaaaataggccGTCTGTGTGACTCCGGGGACCCGGTTACCTTTAGTGCATCGTATCCTCATGACCGCCTCGAAGCCGATCTTCCTGGTGAGGTAGCGCTCCAGATCTTTCTGGAACTTCTCTAGTTGAGTTGGGTTCTGGGTGCAATGGAAGGAGGGGTAGTAGAAGATGCTGCCTGCCGAATACTTGGAGATACATgctgaagaaagaggagagcagTATTAACGAAACACTGGTTTTTTTGTGCCATAGTGCTGTGGGCCTCCATTAGAGCTGGAAcaaatgtcatttttcttttgaggTTTTCAAATAAAGCTTTGAATGCATGTCGTAATTAAACATTTATAATTAAATCCTCAATTTGAagttttctattaaaaaaaggaactttCTTCAATTGACCACAGGAGTTGGAAACAATCCTCCAAAGTCTAATTCTACGAAATAGTAAAATACTAATAATGCTGGTTTAGCCTGATCTTTATCTGCAACCGTGAATTACACAGAAAGACAACGACTTTAAAACAGAATGAATggacaagcaaaaaaaaaaaaaaaaaaagaagctgtgcagcattttaatgttgatgAATTTGATTTTTGACCGATAAGTAATTGCTTGAGATATTTCAAAGAGCGACAAAACGGCGAAAGAGGTGGACATTGATGCATTTCTTACATAGTGAAGCAAGGTCAGTGTACTGGGAGCTGAGCAGGAAAAGGTCCACCCCGATTTGTTGCCCCGAGCAGTCCAGCGCCAGCTTCTTATAGAAGTCTGTGGCGGGGCCGAGGTGCTGAACTCcctgaagagaaaaagaagagatgcaCACAACCGATGAGGCTCGACGGCGTCACCGATCACCGCGACTTTTTCGATAAAGTCAGGAAGAAAGTTCAACCGCCTTCCGGTTCGCACCTTGGTGCTCGAGCGCTGGTTGGGGTCTTCCCTCGACTGCAGCGATCCGGCGCCGATCGTCGGCAGCTGGGTCTGAAAAACGGTGACGCGCCCCCCGGTGGGCGTCATGAGCTTGAAGGCGGCTTGCAGCGCCGGGCCGAGAGCGCTGTGGGTCTCCTTGCTCTCGCTGAACATGCCCGGCAGAGACGTCAGCAGGTCCTTCACcagctggaagaaggaaaatAGTTAAAGCTATTTattgtgcacaaaaaaaacactttaaaaaaagggttttacCTCTTTGCTTTCCTTCAGGTTCACCATCAGACTGTCATGAGACGGGATGAAGATGtctgaaaacaataaaacagacaTTTGGATCACAGAAAGATTCATGGTGATTTTACAGTGGTGCAAATCAGTATCATTGAACACTATTTCAAAGAATTGGATAAAATATAGCTTCAAATTTGtaattaatttgtcatttaactttgaaattaaaaacaatcattttttCTTCACACCGTGACTGTAAAATGATCAGGCTGTACTCAATTATAAAAATAGATTTGGGCCAATGTACAGTaggtaaaaaataattatatgcAGTAAAAATGCTtgcttttgagtgtgtgtgtgtgtgtgtgtgtagtcataGATATTGTCCAATCAGACGCATCAGTTGTTGTCAGGATGCATTTAAAAATTTTCTCCAGCAACCAAAACATCaaagaataaaatacattgcCTTCACAATTTAGTGGCACTTTGTCTTCGAATCAAATTAGACACAtgatttactttattttctGCCCTGCCATACATATGTGAAAAatctaaattattttaaaaattaaaatcataGAAGACTTTAACACCGAGATAAAGAACACACCTCGTTTATTCctggatgaaaaaaataaaataaaccttttcttttcttttaaatgtattttagacaCCAAACCATTAGAGGATAAACAGACGTACCATCGATGTCCGACACCACCAGCATCTGTGGCTGGGACAGCCCCTCCTGGAGGTTGTAGAAGTGGATGGTGTTGTCGAAGGTGAGGAAGCCCACCCTGGTGCGCGTGTCGCCCGGCAACCTGAAGCACATACCAACCCTTTGTCAGTAACTTTGTCGGTAACCAACTCATGAGATTGTTTCCTCAACAACACTCACTTGTCCAGGTTGTCCATAAGTGATTCACAGAAGTACTTTAGGTAACCTGCTTCCACGGCATTGTGAGACACATCGAGAACAAACAGGTAGGCCGCCGGCTGAGGGGGCCGCAGCTgcacgcacaaaaacacacacacacacacacacacacacgcttagtAAGACGGGGAAATGTGTTCATTGTCTAATTCCAAGTCTGTAAGAGTTCATTCTCACAGCAgtcaagtttgtttttcttttctcttttaactCAAACTTCACACAGCAGAAGCGTCTTTGGCTCCAGATGTTGCGGCACAGAGGCAagactgccctctagtggcccaGACAAATCACACTGAATCTGGGGACAGAAGAGGCACGTTGGCGTTTACCATGTAGTCCGAGGAGGCGATGAACTCCACGGTGGCGTTTTGGACCTCCGGCCTCTTATGGGGCTCGCCATACGACCGGGTGACCGGATTGTACATGAACTCATCTGGAACTGAAcgaggggagaagaagaaaaaaaaaggttttgacgCGGCGCGATCGCAGAATCGCCCGCGGCACAATAACGAGTCCGTCGAGGGGAGCGCTCGTACCGTCGTTGACCCGGTAACAGAGGTTGCACTTCCACCTGCGCTGGTCGAGGAAGGTGACAAACGGGTTGATGTAGGTGCGACAGGAGCGACAGCGCACGATCGTGTTCGACGTGATCACCGGTAACTgctgcagagagagggggagaggaaagagagataaaaaaagaagaaaaagagtaaATACTGGAAAAGTACAAGTGTCTTTTTAAAGGGAAGTCTTTCCAAAGCATTGCTCTCTGTATTCACTAAAGAGAAGCTCCGTCTCCGCTCTCTCTTCTATTTTCGATGAATGTCAAATCTTCTCAAATCGGGCCTCTTATTGAACACCGAGGAGTGTGAAGTGAGAGGAGAACCAAAATGAGTTGTGGAGAGTGAAACTGGCAAGtggcgcagcagcagcagcagcgtgagGCGAGTGTGAAACCTTTCATTCCGACTGCGAAAGCAGCAGCTGTGGTTGTTGTAGCGTGGGAATTTTAAAATTAAGTCCACAGGAGACGCACGCACTTGGTTGTCGAGGCTAAACACAGATTTTATTATGCGAGTCTCTTGTAAATGGacttaaaatacatatttgaccAATTCACAACAAGCTGAGTGAACAAAACTTCCAGCCACACTGTGTCTCATGTGGTTTCAGTCCCTGGTCTCCAACACTTGGTGCCCTCCGACACCACATCAATTAACGCCCCTATAAATACTCGCCTatcttcctgctcctcatcatcatcatcatcatcatcctcctcctcctcctcctcctcctcatcactgcAGCTGCTCGTCTCACAGAGCTTCCATAACAGACTCATGACCGGTCGACCACGAGAGGACAAAGACTGCCAAGTTtttatataatgataataataataataatagacgCCGCAGAGAAGACGGATTCTTTAAGGCCAACCAGGAAGTCAGCGCCGCTCTTTGGTttacatgtttttgttcagCATGAAACCCCCTTTTATGAGTTTTGAAGCGCGTGAATGCAAAATCGGCGAAAGTAAAAGAGCAACCATCGGGgtaataaaaaaaggtcacatgacttcaacGTCTCCAACGCGAAGCTAAACGGAGGACTAGAGTTCCAGGGAAGACGCTTAGAGAATCAGTTATTGGTATTACATCTTCAGACGTTTAgacagaatgtgtctgtgtgacaaAAGAATAAACAGCTGTACTGTAAACACACAGGGTTGTGCGTGACTCATGTTTTATACATTACAGGGTTTTACAGGCTTTTATAAACTATGTAAcataacacaataaaacatgGTCTAAATCGGGCAATGAATAGACAATAAATCCACACGAGAGCAAAAGCATAAGAGGCAACATTGAAATCATGTCCATTTCTCAGTGGGACACGTAAACGCTTCAGAAGAGGGGTATTTACTGATGCaataaaactataaatataacttttaggGGGTTTGGAAATCAAATCATACCTGTAAGTCTCtgaaggggtggaggaggaggcccaGAGGGAGCCTGGCCTTGGTGAGTAAAGCCTGGGTCTGAGGAATGCTGGTCAGGGTACACCTGAAGGACCTGAtccgcagagacacacacacacacacacacagattagaCAATAACAGAGTTagagtttcagagtatttaagaaagagagaaatattgcTTTACTTACTGAGGACAACAGTTGACCTTCTTGAGGTCGGGGCTGAGGTTGGGTTCGGGGGCTTCAAGGGGCCTGTGGGGCAGCAGGTCCCTCTCCTGGAGCAGGTTGACCGGCCTCAGGGCCGCCACCTCCAGCTCCGGCACCCCGCTGAGCCCCCCCAGGGCCGCAGACAGCTGGGACATGTTTGGAAACGGCTGCAGAGGAGACACATCAAATGTTTTACTCATTCATCAGGACCGATGTGTCAACACAGCCAGAAcacaacagctgctgctgctgcaagagagagagagagagagagagagagagagagagagagagagagagagagagagagagagagagagagagagagagagagagagagagagagagagagaggacgacaACAACTGAAACGCGAGTGTCCGAACTTCATCATCAGCTGgcgagagtgaaccaaaacagtggAAAACAAAACTCAGAGGAAATCCAAGAAGGCTGCACAGAAACAGATGTTCACAGAAGCAACAACAGACTTCTGAAACACTTCAAATCCAGGAGATCTTTCACCTGGGAGTACTGCTGGTAGCTGGACTGGCCGTACGGGTCGTGAGAGGGGGACGAGTCGGTGACGGCGGCCGGTCCCTGATGGTAGGCCGGCGGCATGCCGGGGTAACCATAGTTACCATAGGGCGCGGCCTGGTTGGTCATGTGGTTGGAGGGCGGCATGGAATctggacgagagagagagagagagagttcagctTTTTAAAGACATCGGATGCTCGTTTGGAAGACGGGTTGATGGTTTTGACCCGATTACGACAAAGTGCAAAGGTATGATaattatacgtgtgtgtgtgtgtgtgtatgtgtgtgtgtgtgtgtgtgtgtgtgtgtcccatttCCGTCACAAGCTTTTACATGAATTGAAAAGTGCAAGAATATATCACCTCTCCTGTATGGatctcttttacttttttaggTTTGCGCCGACATTTAgctatttataataattattttgcGTTTGCATCAAAATGTTACCTTGGGATGCATTTACAATGACGGCTGCACCAGGAACCTAATGGAAGTCTTATTATATAGAGTTgtaaaaaggaataaaacatatttgtgtCGTTTCAGATGAAACGGTATGTGTGTTGTACCTGGATAGCTGCCGCCTTCCAGGTTATCGTAGCTGTTGGGCACCGGAGAGGCACTGCCAGTACTGGAAGAGGAAGTGTCACcacctgagagagaaagagtgacacagagagaagaatTCAATCAATGTGAGCTGAACAAGGACAGAACAAAAAGGACtaaagaagcaaaacaaaaacaaagacttGAGAAAATGAAGGTCAACAACTGTGAGTCAATAAAAAACGAAAGGCCGGAGG
This region includes:
- the sec24b gene encoding protein transport protein Sec24B isoform X1 — translated: MSAPGFTNLNSSISYGQNPATPHRNGPAQTYQPMHPPTGCYGAPPQQQSYPTIPAHPAPVPSKAPITNSAHSANYYRSNHHQQQQQQHLSQHHVAPSPYSASPSSAPPSQTYATLPSSAPPPSNAHYSQQPLQQQHHPPYAPPGSYYGPQSYHAPPAQQSQQQPSLVPAPAVGPGAPVYPIVSYPSAPGSSQFGTLSSSQSAAAHGVMPTQMGAPLHQYGTTRPASTAAVQPGYGVAPPSHLAPTVNGQGGTGHQHYDQSQPASLSYDSYGDADHPPSGTPSASVHSSPGHHQGMQYGYAANSGASSASAATSGPAAAPSSSSSEDDDDDDDEEDEEAGGDTSSSSTGSASPVPNSYDNLEGGSYPDSMPPSNHMTNQAAPYGNYGYPGMPPAYHQGPAAVTDSSPSHDPYGQSSYQQYSQPFPNMSQLSAALGGLSGVPELEVAALRPVNLLQERDLLPHRPLEAPEPNLSPDLKKVNCCPQSFRCTLTSIPQTQALLTKARLPLGLLLHPFRDLQQLPVITSNTIVRCRSCRTYINPFVTFLDQRRWKCNLCYRVNDVPDEFMYNPVTRSYGEPHKRPEVQNATVEFIASSDYMLRPPQPAAYLFVLDVSHNAVEAGYLKYFCESLMDNLDKLPGDTRTRVGFLTFDNTIHFYNLQEGLSQPQMLVVSDIDDIFIPSHDSLMVNLKESKELVKDLLTSLPGMFSESKETHSALGPALQAAFKLMTPTGGRVTVFQTQLPTIGAGSLQSREDPNQRSSTKGVQHLGPATDFYKKLALDCSGQQIGVDLFLLSSQYTDLASLSCISKYSAGSIFYYPSFHCTQNPTQLEKFQKDLERYLTRKIGFEAVMRIRCTKGLSIHTFHGNFFVRSTDLLSLANVNPDSAFAVQMSIDDSLADSSLACFQAALLYTSSKGKRRIRVHTLCLPVVNQLSDVYAGADVQAITCLLADMAIDRSITSSLSDARDALTNAVVDLMSAYKNNVCNLQQSGLVVAASMRLFPVYILSLLKQKALRTGTSTRLDERVFAMCEFKTQPLQQLMRMVHPDLYRLDDMSDQGALHLNDTVVPQPHLLHLSADRVTRDGAFLLDCGNVFYLWIGKSCDHLFIQDVLGFPDYASIPATMTHIPELETLLSERVRAFLDWLQDKRAFSSTLTVMKDNSSAKASFFQYLVEDRSEGPFSYNEFLQHIQQQMS
- the sec24b gene encoding protein transport protein Sec24B isoform X4, whose protein sequence is MSAPGFTNLNSSISYGQNPATPHRNGPAQTYQPMHPPTGCYGAPPQQQSYPTIPAHPAPVPSKAPITNSAHSANYYRSNHHQQQQQQHLSQHHVAPSPYSASPSSAPPSQTYATLPSSAPPPSNAHYSQQPLQQQHHPPYAPPGSYYGPQSYHAPPAQQSQQQPSLVPAPAVGPGAPVYPIVSYPSAPGSSQFGTLSSSQSAAAHGVMPTQMGAPLHQYGTTRPASTAAVQPGYGVAPPSHLAPTVNGQGGTGHQHYDQSQPASLSYDSYGDADHPPSGTPSASVHSSPGHHQGMQYGYAANSGASSASAATSGPAAAPSSSSSEDDDDDDDEEDEEAGGDTSSSSTGSASPVPNSYDNLEGGSYPDSMPPSNHMTNQAAPYGNYGYPGMPPAYHQGPAAVTDSSPSHDPYGQSSYQQYSQPFPNMSQLSAALGGLSGVPELEVAALRPVNLLQERDLLPHRPLEAPEPNLSPDLKKVNCCPQSFRCTLTSIPQTQALLTKARLPLGLLLHPFRDLQQLPVITSNTIVRCRSCRTYINPFVTFLDQRRWKCNLCYRVNDVPDEFMYNPVTRSYGEPHKRPEVQNATVEFIASSDYMLRPPQPAAYLFVLDVSHNAVEAGYLKYFCESLMDNLDKLPGDTRTRVGFLTFDNTIHFYNLQEGLSQPQMLVVSDIDDIFIPSHDSLMVNLKESKELVKDLLTSLPGMFSESKETHSALGPALQAAFKLMTPTGGRVTVFQTQLPTIGAGSLQSREDPNQRSSTKGVQHLGPATDFYKKLALDCSGQQIGVDLFLLSSQYTDLASLSCISKYSAGSIFYYPSFHCTQNPTQLEKFQKDLERYLTRKIGFEAVMRIRCTKGLSIHTFHGNFFVRSTDLLSLANVNPDSAFAVQMSIDDSLADSSLACFQAALLYTSSKGKRRIRVHTLCLPVVNQLSDVYAGADVQAITCLLADMGFVCTNASHCVL
- the sec24b gene encoding protein transport protein Sec24B isoform X3; protein product: MSAPGFTNLNSSISYGQNPATPHRNGPAQTYQPMHPPTGCYGAPPQQQSYPTIPAHPAPVPSKAPITNSAHSANYYRSNHHQQQQQQHLSQHHVAPSPYSASPSSAPPSQTYATLPSSAPPPSNAHYSQQPLQQQHHPPYAPPGSYYGPQSYHAPPAQQSQQQPSLVPAPAVGPGAPVYPIVSYPSAPGSSQFGTLSSSQSAAAHGVMPTQMGAPLHQYGTTRPASTAAVQPGYGVAPPSHLAPTVNGQGGTGHQHYDQSQPASLSYDSYGDADHPPSGTPSASVHSSPGHHQGGDTSSSSTGSASPVPNSYDNLEGGSYPDSMPPSNHMTNQAAPYGNYGYPGMPPAYHQGPAAVTDSSPSHDPYGQSSYQQYSQPFPNMSQLSAALGGLSGVPELEVAALRPVNLLQERDLLPHRPLEAPEPNLSPDLKKVNCCPQSFRCTLTSIPQTQALLTKARLPLGLLLHPFRDLQQLPVITSNTIVRCRSCRTYINPFVTFLDQRRWKCNLCYRVNDVPDEFMYNPVTRSYGEPHKRPEVQNATVEFIASSDYMLRPPQPAAYLFVLDVSHNAVEAGYLKYFCESLMDNLDKLPGDTRTRVGFLTFDNTIHFYNLQEGLSQPQMLVVSDIDDIFIPSHDSLMVNLKESKELVKDLLTSLPGMFSESKETHSALGPALQAAFKLMTPTGGRVTVFQTQLPTIGAGSLQSREDPNQRSSTKGVQHLGPATDFYKKLALDCSGQQIGVDLFLLSSQYTDLASLSCISKYSAGSIFYYPSFHCTQNPTQLEKFQKDLERYLTRKIGFEAVMRIRCTKGLSIHTFHGNFFVRSTDLLSLANVNPDSAFAVQMSIDDSLADSSLACFQAALLYTSSKGKRRIRVHTLCLPVVNQLSDVYAGADVQAITCLLADMAIDRSITSSLSDARDALTNAVVDLMSAYKNNVCNLQQSGLVVAASMRLFPVYILSLLKQKALRTGTSTRLDERVFAMCEFKTQPLQQLMRMVHPDLYRLDDMSDQGALHLNDTVVPQPHLLHLSADRVTRDGAFLLDCGNVFYLWIGKSCDHLFIQDVLGFPDYASIPATMTHIPELETLLSERVRAFLDWLQDKRAFSSTLTVMKDNSSAKASFFQYLVEDRSEGPFSYNEFLQHIQQQMS
- the sec24b gene encoding protein transport protein Sec24B isoform X2 — its product is MSAPGFTNLNSSISYGQNPATPHRNGPAQTYQPMHPPTGCYGAPPQQQSYPTIPAHPAPVPSKAPITNSAHSANYYRSNHHQQQQQQHLSQHHVAPSPYSASPSSAPPSQTYATLPSSAPPPSNAHYSQQPLQQQHHPPYAPPGSYYGPQSYHAPPAQQSQQQPSLVPAPAVGPGAPVYPIVSYPSAPGSSQFGTLSSSQSAAAHGVMPTQMGAPLHQYGTTRPASTAAVQPGYGVAPPSHLAPTVNGQGGTGHQHYDQSQPASLSYDSYGDADHPPSGTPSASVHSSPGHHQGMQYGYAANSGASSASAATSGPAAAPSSSSSEDDDDDDDEEDEEAGGDTSSSSTGSASPVPNSYDNLEGGSYPDSMPPSNHMTNQAAPYGNYGYPGMPPAYHQGPAAVTDSSPSHDPYGQSSYQQYSQPFPNMSQLSAALGGLSGVPELEVAALRPVNLLQERDLLPHRPLEAPEPNLSPDLKKVNCCPQSFRCTLTSIPQTQALLTKARLPLGLLLHPFRDLQLPVITSNTIVRCRSCRTYINPFVTFLDQRRWKCNLCYRVNDVPDEFMYNPVTRSYGEPHKRPEVQNATVEFIASSDYMLRPPQPAAYLFVLDVSHNAVEAGYLKYFCESLMDNLDKLPGDTRTRVGFLTFDNTIHFYNLQEGLSQPQMLVVSDIDDIFIPSHDSLMVNLKESKELVKDLLTSLPGMFSESKETHSALGPALQAAFKLMTPTGGRVTVFQTQLPTIGAGSLQSREDPNQRSSTKGVQHLGPATDFYKKLALDCSGQQIGVDLFLLSSQYTDLASLSCISKYSAGSIFYYPSFHCTQNPTQLEKFQKDLERYLTRKIGFEAVMRIRCTKGLSIHTFHGNFFVRSTDLLSLANVNPDSAFAVQMSIDDSLADSSLACFQAALLYTSSKGKRRIRVHTLCLPVVNQLSDVYAGADVQAITCLLADMAIDRSITSSLSDARDALTNAVVDLMSAYKNNVCNLQQSGLVVAASMRLFPVYILSLLKQKALRTGTSTRLDERVFAMCEFKTQPLQQLMRMVHPDLYRLDDMSDQGALHLNDTVVPQPHLLHLSADRVTRDGAFLLDCGNVFYLWIGKSCDHLFIQDVLGFPDYASIPATMTHIPELETLLSERVRAFLDWLQDKRAFSSTLTVMKDNSSAKASFFQYLVEDRSEGPFSYNEFLQHIQQQMS